A genomic region of Nymphaea colorata isolate Beijing-Zhang1983 chromosome 2, ASM883128v2, whole genome shotgun sequence contains the following coding sequences:
- the LOC116247074 gene encoding photosystem II core complex proteins psbY, chloroplastic has product MATMITSSILNPKSLAAPNTPPTNSKPIKIQPAGLVLPLQNLPKPLTSLKTATGAVIATSLLSPLSASAAEQIADVAAAAGGEDNRGLALLLPIIPAIGWVLFNILQPALNQLNRMRETKGLIAGVGISAAAAASGLLYAPTSDALEIAQIAEASSEDNRGLLLLFVVSPALAWVLYNILQPALNQLNRMRSE; this is encoded by the coding sequence ATGGCCACCATGATCACCTCATCCATCCTCAACCCCAAGTCCCTGGCTGCACCAAACACACCCCCCACCAACTCCAAACCCATTAAGATCCAACCAGCAGGCCTGGTCCTCCCCCTCCAGAACCTCCCCAAGCCGCTTACCAGCTTGAAAACAGCAACGGGAGCAGTAATTGCCACCTCCCTCCTTTCGCCGCTTTCCGCCTCTGCCGCCGAACAGATCGCCGACGTCGCCGCAGCTGCCGGCGGCGAAGACAACCGCGGTCTGGCTCTCCTCCTCCCCATTATCCCAGCGATTGGGTGGGTGCTCTTCAACATCCTGCAGCCTGCCCTGAACCAGCTCAACAGAATGAGGGAGACCAAGGGGTTGATTGCGGGTGTTGGCatttctgctgctgctgctgcatctGGGCTGCTCTACGCACCAACCTCAGATGCCCTTGAGATTGCTCAGATCGCTGAGGCTTCTTCCGAAGACAACAGGGGCCTGTTGCTGCTCTTTGTGGTCAGCCCTGCCCTTGCATGGGTGCTCTACAACATCTTGCAGCCCGCGTTGAATCAGCTCAACAGGATGAGATCTGAATGA